Genomic segment of Bacteroides intestinalis DSM 17393:
ATACCTTGGATAATCTTTCCACCAGGGCCGATTATCGCACCAATGAATTCTTTAGGAATAGTCATCGTTTCAATACGTGGAGCATGAGGTTTCAGTTCTTCACGTGGTTCCTGAATGGTTTCCAGAATCTTACCGAGGATGTGCATACGTCCTTCTTTGGCTTGGTTCAAGGCACGTTCCAGAATATCGAATGACAGACCGTCTACCTTAATATCCATTTGAGTGGCGGTGATACCATTCTTGGTTCCTGTTACTTTGAAGTCCATGTCGCCCAGGTGGTCTTCATCACCAAGGATATCGGACAATACGGCATATTTGTCTTCACCCGGATTTTTAATCAATCCCATAGCGATACCTGATACCGGTTGTTTGATCTTCACACCTGCATCCATCAATGCCAGTGTTCCGGCACATACGGTAGCCATGGAAGAAGAACCGTTAGATTCAAGAATATCGGATACTACGCGTACTACATACGGATAGTCTGCTGGAATTTGACCTTTCAGTGCACGCCATGCCAAGTGTCCGTGACCAATTTCACGACGGCCTACGCCACGTTGTGCTTTTGCTTCTCCGGTAGAGAATGGAGGGAAGTTATAGTGAAGCAAGAAACGTTCTTTGCCATGTTCCAGTACATCGTCGATGATCTTCTCATCCAGTTTGGTACCCAAGGTGACAGTAGCCAGAGATTGAGTTTCACCACGAGTGAAGATTGCAGAACCGTGAGGTCCGGGCAAGTAGCTGATTTCGCTCCAGATAGGGCGGATTTCGTCAGTCTTACGTCCGTCAAGGCGCTTGCCTTCGTCCAAGATGCTACGGCGCATAGCCTCTTTCTCTACATCATGGTAGTAACGGTCGATCAGTGCTGCTTTTTCGCTCAATTCTTCTTCGCTGAACTGTGCTTTGAATTCTTCGCGGATAGCATCGAAAGCGTCCATGCGTTCGTGCTTATTTTTGTTGCCGGAAGCTGCGATGGCATAAGCCTTTGCGTAGCAAGCATCATGAACGGCTTTACGCAGTTCTTCATCATTTACTTCGTGGCAATATTCGCGTTTTACGGTAGAACCCACTGCTTCTGCCAATTCTTTCTGAGCTTGACATTGTACTTTGATTGCTTCGTGAGCTGCTTTCATGGCGTTCAACAAGTCAAGTTCGGAAACTTCACTCATTTCACCTTCTACCATCATGATGTTTTCATAAGTGGCACCTACCATAAGGTCCATGTCTGCTTTTTCCAACTGATCGAAAGTCGGGTTGATAACGAATTCTCCGTTGATGCGTGCTACACGTACTTCGGAAATCGGTCCGTTGAAAGGAATATCTGAAACAGCGAGGGCAGCAGAAGCTGCAAGTCCTGCCAAGGCATCAGGCATATCAACGCCGTCGGCAGAATAGAGGATGATGTTTACATATACCTCTGCGTGATAATTATCGGGGAATAAGGGGCGGAGAGCACGGTCTACAAGGCGGCAAGTCAGGATTTCATAATCCGAAGCGCGTCCTTCACGCTTGGTGAAACCGCCGGGAAAACGTCCGAATGCGGAGAATTTTTCTTTGTACTCTACCTGTAACGGCATGAAATCTGTTCCGGGAACTGCGTCCTTAGCGGCACAAACAGTAGCAAGAAGCATGGTGTTACCCATACGAAGCATTACAGAACCGTCTGCCTGTTTTGCCAGCTTTCCCGTTTCGAGTGTGATGGTTCTGCCATCAGGAAGCTCGATCGTCTTAACAATTGGGTTAATCATAAAAAATGTTTTATCTATATTTTCTTTCAAAATTCGTGCAAAGATACATATTAATTCATGTAATCAGGTGGGAATGAGATAAAAAAGTTTATAATTGACTATTTTTTTGAGTTTCCGTGTGGAAGATGCAATGAAAATGCTTTGACTAAACTTGAAAAGAGCTATATTTGCACGTTCGTTCTAATAGAAATTAAGAAGCTAAATATGAAAAAGATCTGTATTGTTGCGCTTGCCGCTTTGGCTTTGAGCGCATGTAATTCTAAACCGAAATTCAAAGTTGAAGGCGAAGTTTCAGGTGCCGACGGTAAAATGCTGTATCTGGAAGCTGCTGCTTTGGAGGGTATCGTACCCTTGGATTCTGTTAAATTGAAGGGTGACGGTTCTTTCAGTTTCAAACAAACACGTCCGGAGTCTCCGGAATTTTACCGCCTTCGTGTGGACGACAAGGTTATCAATTTCTCAGTAGATTCTACGGAAACTATCGGATTGAAAGCTCCGTATG
This window contains:
- the pnp gene encoding polyribonucleotide nucleotidyltransferase; translation: MINPIVKTIELPDGRTITLETGKLAKQADGSVMLRMGNTMLLATVCAAKDAVPGTDFMPLQVEYKEKFSAFGRFPGGFTKREGRASDYEILTCRLVDRALRPLFPDNYHAEVYVNIILYSADGVDMPDALAGLAASAALAVSDIPFNGPISEVRVARINGEFVINPTFDQLEKADMDLMVGATYENIMMVEGEMSEVSELDLLNAMKAAHEAIKVQCQAQKELAEAVGSTVKREYCHEVNDEELRKAVHDACYAKAYAIAASGNKNKHERMDAFDAIREEFKAQFSEEELSEKAALIDRYYHDVEKEAMRRSILDEGKRLDGRKTDEIRPIWSEISYLPGPHGSAIFTRGETQSLATVTLGTKLDEKIIDDVLEHGKERFLLHYNFPPFSTGEAKAQRGVGRREIGHGHLAWRALKGQIPADYPYVVRVVSDILESNGSSSMATVCAGTLALMDAGVKIKQPVSGIAMGLIKNPGEDKYAVLSDILGDEDHLGDMDFKVTGTKNGITATQMDIKVDGLSFDILERALNQAKEGRMHILGKILETIQEPREELKPHAPRIETMTIPKEFIGAIIGPGGKIIQGMQEETGATITIEEVDNIGRIEISGTNKKSIDDAMRLIKGIVAVPEVGEVYKGKVRSVMPYGAFVEFLPGKDGLLHISEIDWKRLETVEEAGIKEGDEIEVKLLDIDPKTGKFKLSRKVLLPRPERQERPEKK